Proteins found in one Triticum aestivum cultivar Chinese Spring chromosome 4D, IWGSC CS RefSeq v2.1, whole genome shotgun sequence genomic segment:
- the LOC123098694 gene encoding protein WEAK CHLOROPLAST MOVEMENT UNDER BLUE LIGHT 1 has translation MVEENLEVGDSSLSSPKSVQNSLEPKPTEGTNEDDNSNLEKIACANLETPMHQELPASLILSDEESNLQEISVEQKAPIGDSIIGSSEVDHSGLPSIKEDSHSFPSASNEVDESKDAISDLMTMHSSEENTDAMAQTSVSSREEVQCAPLHNVQDGASCSDSEKTVCEAPPAILQKVKEDKPRFMHRLPDRQMSLRDTRQKMPAPVRRLNSGNYSRTSNFFVDTTKPIESVKVAASRFGGSVNWKTRKTEPVQVGDHVKLKVSLLENEISDCKQQAEAAEAAKLSVFNEIERTNKLIEDLKHDLERAEHEEAHAKEDLDFFQFIVPEMEEGGASDDSVAGEEILKNIQERHKVLVSKLKLVNDELKGVQEDYDSLLIEQDISIEKSQVAIIVSKESEKQAEELTVELNKLKEVLDLARATCHDAEKHKACASLARDEDRLKWKKNLGQAEEKLSQLNKKLSSVEDLKSELEISSSLLVKRNEELNAYVEAKLIKEAQEQGNRTEETMQEETIVSRNELEEHMKGIDKVRDEVCALKVAAASLQSELSIEKEALATMQQLEAMASITITSLKAEIKLAKQELETVQSKEKKSCDRMSELPGLLQAAAQEADEAKSLAVKAQEMLRTSKGEMEQAKADLSTMEFRLQAVLKETEAAKESERLSLDALRALEESELVASIAEQGSPGMITLDFHEHASLIEKSHQAEELVHEKISVAIAQVEMAKESESLVLAKLSEVYKVLEERKQALLAAKKQADSATEGKLAMEQELRTWREEHGERRKATAEALKSETKHSNPVVIVVERDRDTGGTCKEDSCALVHPLSSDMSARNSPAGPGLREKAKKAKKPRFLHRMMMFLARRRLTAAA, from the exons GCAAGCTTGATATTGAGTGATGAAGAAAGCAATCTGCAGGAGATTTCGGTTGAACAAAAGGCTCCCATTGGTGATTCCATAATTGGTTCATCAGAAGTAGACCACAGTGGGTTGCCATCAATCAAAGAAGATTCTCACAGTTTTCCATCTGCCTCTAACGAAGTTGATGAATCAAAGGATGCTATCAGTGACTTGATGACAATGCATTCTTCAGAAGAAAACACAGATGCAATGGCACAGACTTCAGTTAGCTCAAGAGAAGAGGTCCAATGTGCACCTTTGCATAACGTTCAAGATGGTGCTTCCTGTTCTGATTCTGAGAAGACTGTTTGTGAGGCGCCACCTGCTATCTTACAAAAGGTGAAAGAAGATAAACCACGGTTCATGCATAGATTGCCTGATCGCCAGATGAGCCTACGAGACACTAGACAGAAAATGCCTGCACCTGTGAGGAGATTGAACAGTGGGAATTATTCGAGGACCAGTAACTTTTTTGTCGATACAACGAAGCCCATTGAGTCAGTGAAGGTGGCTGCCTCAAGATTTGGTGGTAGCGTCAACTGGAAAACGCGCAAAACAGAACCAGTGCAG GTGGGTGACCATGTCAAACTCAAGGTCAGTCTGCTGGAGAACGAAATTTCAGATTGCAAACAGCAAGCAGAAGCTGCAGAGGCTGCAAAGCTGTCTGTATTCAATGAGATTGAGAGAACAAATAAGCTTATTGAAGACCTGAAACATGATCTGGAGAGGGCAGAACATGAAGAGGCACATGCCAAGGAGGATTTGGATTTCTTCCAATTTATTGTACCAGAGATGGAGGAAGGAGGAGCTAGCGATGATAGTGTTGCAGGCGAGGAGATTTTGAAAAATATCCAAGAACGGCACAAAGTACTGGTGTCCAAACTGAAATTGGTCAATGATGAGTTAAAAGGGGTTCAGGAGGATTATGATTCTTTATTGATTGAACAGGATATTTCCATTGAAAAATCTCAGGTAGCCATCATAGTATCCAAAGAGTCCGAGAAGCAAGCAGAGGAGCTCACTGTAGAGCTCAACAAACTGAAGGAAGTGTTGGATTTGGCTCGTGCCACGTGCCATGATGCTGAAAAACACAAGGCGTGTGCATCCTTAGCTCGAGATGAGGACCGTCTTAAATGGAAGAAGAATCTAGGGCAAGCAGAGGAGAAGCTGAGTCAACTCAACAAGAAGCTTTCCTCTGTTGAAGATCTGAAATCAGAGCTCGAAATATCATCCAGCTTGCTGGTGAAGCGCAACGAAGAGCTAAATGCATATGTGGAGGCAAAACTAATTAAAGAAGCACAAGAACAAGGCAACAGAACTGAGGAGACCATGCAAGAAGAAACCATTGTATCAAGAAATGAGCTCGAAGAGCACATGAAGGGTATTGATAAGGTGAGAGATGAAGTATGTGCCCTGAAAGTTGCTGCTGCATCACTTCAGTCAGAGTTAAGCATAGAGAAAGAAGCACTTGCCACCATGCAGCAGCTGGAAGCAATGGCATCGATCACCATTACTTCTCTCAAGGCAGAGATTAAGCTGGCAAAACAGGAACTGGAAACAGTTCAGTCCAAGGAGAAGAAATCCTGCGATAGAATGAGCGAGTTGCCTGGGCTTCTGCAAGCTGCAGCCCAGGAAGCTGATGAGGCAAAGTCTCTTGCTGTGAAGGCACAGGAGATGCTAAGAACGAGCAAGGGAGAAATGGAGCAAGCGAAGGCTGATCTGAGTACTATGGAATTCAGGCTCCAGGCAGTCCTGAAGGAGACGGAAGCAGCTAAAGAGTCTGAGAGGCTGTCGCTTGATGCTCTCAGAGCGCTGGAGGAGAGCGAGCTTGTAGCAAGCATTGCAGAACAAGGCTCTCCTGGAATGATCACACTGGACTTTCATGAACATGCGTCTCTCATCGAGAAGTCCCATCAGGCAGAAGAGCTTGTGCACGAGAAGATATCTGTTGCAATTGCGCAGGTTGAGATGGCCAAGGAGTCCGAGTCTCTCGTCTTGGCAAAGCTCAGCGAAGTTTACAAGGTTCTGGAAGAACGAAAGCAAGCACTGCTTGCTGCCAAAAAGCAGGCCGATAGTGCCACCGAAGGCAAGCTGGCCATGGAACAGGAACTGAGGACATGGAGGGAGGAGCATGGGGAGCGTCGTAAGGCTACCGCTGAGGCTTTGAAATCTGAAACTAAACATTCAAACCCGGTGGTGATCGTCGTTGAGCGCGATCGGGACACCGGGGGCACATGCAAAGAAGACAGCTGTGCCTTGGTTCACCCACTGTCCTCAGATATGTCAGCCAGGAACAGCCCTGCCGGCCCAGGTTTGCgcgagaaggcgaagaaggcaaaGAAGCCGCGGTTCCTCCACCGCATGATGATGTTCCTGGCCAGGAGGAGGCTCACAGCAGCGGCGTAA